From Scophthalmus maximus strain ysfricsl-2021 chromosome 14, ASM2237912v1, whole genome shotgun sequence, one genomic window encodes:
- the trim63b gene encoding E3 ubiquitin-protein ligase TRIM63 has translation MDVQRTGTMVRPPSPMDSLEKQLSCPICLEMFTKPVVILPCQHNLCRTCASDLYDSRNPYRFSGGVFRCPTCRFEVVLDRHGVHGLQRNLLVENIIDIYKQQQEGSGSGSTETTLKPKESKEPMCQEHEDERINIYCKTCQVPTCSMCKVFGQHKDCEVAPLANVYQTQKGELSNAIDTLVASNGRLQALLNQMEDACRAVQENAQCAKQGLAESFDLLYAVLEERKTILLEQIGKEQDEKVAALRALAQRYGERLQASSELTDSAVRALEQSGAAEFLLASKGLITQTKDAAKSSLGEERPEPGFEKMDHFTLSTEHVEAVLAKMAFGVCDEEEFEDAEEEEEEEEEEEEEEEEEE, from the coding sequence ATGGACGTCCAGAGGACAGGAACTATGGTTCGGCCCCCGAGCCCCATGGATAGCCTGGAGAAGCAGCTGAGCTGCCCCATCTGCCTGGAAATGTTCACCAAACCTGTGGTCATCCTGCCCTGCCAGCACAACTTGTGCCGCACTTGTGCTAGTGATCTCTACGACTCCCGCAACCCATACCGCTTCTCTGGTGGCGTCTTCCGATGTCCCACTTGTCGGTTTGAAGTCGTGCTCGACCGCCACGGCGTGCATGGGCTCCAACGCAACCTGTTGGTAGAAAATATTATTGACATCTACAAGCAGCAGCAAGAAGGCAGTGGCAGTGGAAGTACAGAAACCACCCTGAAGCCTAAAGAATCCAAAGAACCAATGTGCCAAGAACACGAAGATGAGAGAATCAACATCTATTGCAAGACCTGCCAAGTACCCACCTGCTCCATGTGCAAAGTGTTTGGTCAACACAAGGACTGTGAGGTGGCCCCTCTAGCAAATGTTTACCAGACCCAGAAAGGAGAATTGAGTAATGCTATTGATACCCTGGTGGCCAGCAATGGCCGCCTGCAGGCACTGCTCAATCAGATGGAAGACGCCTGCCGCGCCGTGCAGGAGAATGCTCAGTGTGCTAAGCAGGGATTAGCTGAGAGCTTTGACTTGCTGTATGCTGTCCTTGAAGAGCGCAAGACCATTCTACTAGAGCAGATCGGTAAAGAGCAAGATGAGAAGGTGGCAGCTCTCCGGGCCCTGGCCCAACGTTATGGTGAACGATTGCAGGCCAGTTCAGAGCTCACAGACTCGGCCGTGAGAGCACTGGAGCAGAGTGGGGCTGCTGAGTTCCTATTGGCCTCCAAGGGCCTCATCACGCAGACCAAGGACGCAGCTAAAAGTTCActgggggaggagaggcctGAGCCGGGCTTCGAGAAGATGGACCACTTCACTTTGTCCACAGAGCATGTTGAGGCAGTCCTGGCAAAGATGGCGTTCGGGGTGTGTGACGAAGAGGAATTTGAagatgcagaggaggaagaggaggaggaggaggaagaagaggaggaagaggaagaagaggagtag